The following coding sequences are from one Desulfosporosinus orientis DSM 765 window:
- a CDS encoding Nramp family divalent metal transporter — MSFKARLTLFLGVMGPGMVTAFADNDAGGIATYAAAGAKYGYSLIFTMLISTVLLAIAQEISARTGAVTGRGLSDLIRENFGVKWTFFAMSVLLIANLGTTVSEFSGIATSFEIFGISKYLSVPIMAFIIWWLVIKTDYAKMEKILLFLCLTFFSYVISGFMVKPPWPQVLVESVTPTLLGTPAFLLMVIGVIGTTITPWGQFYVQSSVVDKGITALDYRYTRWDVLIGTFFTGFIAFFIIVSTAATLFANNIPIETAKDVALALKPLAGEYASLLFGFGLLGASMLAAFVLPLSTAYAVCEAFGFEHGISKSHKEAPVFFSLYTVLIVLAAVIVLWPKLSLYHVMLTTQVVNGILLPPILIFMVLIASKKSIMGEYANTKFFNIISWAFTSILVLLSILLLISTLFPEFITHIFSAIGF, encoded by the coding sequence ATGAGCTTCAAAGCACGTTTAACTTTATTCCTGGGTGTTATGGGGCCGGGAATGGTTACCGCTTTTGCTGATAATGATGCCGGCGGCATTGCAACTTATGCTGCAGCCGGTGCCAAATACGGCTATTCACTCATCTTCACGATGCTGATAAGTACGGTCCTCCTCGCCATTGCCCAAGAAATATCGGCCCGTACAGGAGCTGTGACGGGCCGGGGACTTTCTGATTTAATTCGAGAAAACTTCGGTGTGAAATGGACTTTTTTTGCCATGAGTGTCCTGCTGATTGCCAACCTGGGGACGACTGTCTCTGAGTTTTCAGGAATTGCCACAAGTTTTGAGATTTTTGGCATAAGCAAGTATCTTTCTGTTCCTATCATGGCATTTATCATCTGGTGGCTGGTCATCAAAACGGATTATGCTAAAATGGAAAAAATCCTGCTCTTTCTGTGCTTAACCTTTTTCAGTTATGTAATCTCCGGTTTTATGGTTAAACCCCCCTGGCCTCAAGTTCTCGTGGAATCCGTTACTCCAACCCTGTTAGGAACTCCTGCTTTTCTCTTAATGGTTATCGGCGTCATTGGAACCACGATTACTCCCTGGGGACAGTTTTATGTTCAATCTTCGGTTGTGGATAAGGGAATCACCGCCCTGGATTACCGCTATACCCGCTGGGACGTGCTAATTGGGACATTTTTTACCGGTTTTATAGCCTTCTTTATTATCGTATCCACTGCTGCCACACTTTTTGCCAACAATATCCCTATTGAGACGGCTAAAGATGTTGCCCTGGCCTTAAAACCCTTAGCCGGGGAATATGCCAGCCTATTGTTTGGCTTCGGATTGTTAGGCGCCTCAATGTTAGCTGCCTTTGTCCTGCCCCTAAGCACAGCCTATGCCGTATGCGAAGCTTTCGGCTTTGAACATGGCATCAGCAAATCCCACAAAGAAGCTCCCGTCTTCTTTAGTCTTTACACAGTGCTTATTGTCTTGGCCGCAGTTATCGTGTTATGGCCCAAGTTATCGTTATACCATGTTATGCTGACTACTCAGGTTGTCAACGGCATCTTACTGCCGCCAATTCTCATCTTTATGGTGCTGATAGCCAGTAAGAAAAGCATCATGGGCGAATATGCCAATACCAAGTTTTTTAATATTATTTCCTGGGCATTTACGTCAATCTTAGTCTTACTTTCCATACTCCTGCTTATATCAACCTTATTCCCCGAGTTTATCACCCATATTTTTAGTGCTATTGGGTTTTAG
- a CDS encoding MBL fold metallo-hydrolase: MHFTTLASGSSGNSILIGEENRHFLVDCGISGKSLLHNLSQVNIACSEIEGIVVTHEHIDHIRGVGILARKLKIPVYATPGLWQVMSHSLGKLADHQRIEVQEGFSCAGLNVLLYPTSHDSRESYGLKISRPKQKDKQELAVGIATDSGMITQGMHKHLQGCDALVVEANYDEYRLLNGPYPAYLKKRIRGNYGHLENKQLAEGLLEWVKDNTQRVVLAHLSEENNTPEIALSTVLSILKGSKRTKEHSNLQVHVAPRHSPHELIRLME, from the coding sequence ATGCATTTTACAACGTTGGCAAGCGGAAGTTCTGGAAATTCAATACTTATCGGAGAAGAGAACCGGCATTTTCTGGTGGATTGTGGAATAAGCGGGAAAAGCCTTCTGCATAACCTTTCTCAGGTCAACATAGCATGTTCAGAAATAGAAGGTATTGTCGTAACCCATGAACATATTGATCATATTCGCGGAGTGGGTATTCTGGCCCGCAAACTAAAGATTCCGGTCTATGCCACGCCAGGACTTTGGCAGGTTATGAGTCACTCTTTGGGAAAGCTTGCCGATCATCAGCGTATCGAAGTTCAAGAGGGGTTCTCTTGTGCAGGTCTGAATGTCCTGCTTTATCCTACATCTCATGACAGCCGGGAAAGTTACGGTTTAAAAATATCCCGTCCAAAGCAAAAGGACAAGCAGGAATTAGCAGTAGGAATCGCTACGGACAGTGGAATGATTACCCAAGGAATGCATAAACATCTGCAAGGATGTGATGCCCTTGTAGTCGAGGCAAATTATGATGAGTACCGTTTGCTGAATGGTCCATATCCTGCCTATTTGAAGAAGCGAATAAGAGGCAATTATGGACATCTGGAAAATAAACAATTGGCTGAAGGGCTGCTTGAGTGGGTTAAAGACAATACTCAGCGGGTTGTGCTGGCGCATCTTAGTGAAGAAAATAATACCCCGGAAATCGCTTTGTCTACGGTTTTGAGTATTCTTAAGGGATCAAAACGAACTAAAGAGCACTCAAACCTTCAAGTTCACGTTGCTCCGCGGCATTCCCCGCATGAATTGATCAGGTTAATGGAATAA
- a CDS encoding aspartyl-phosphate phosphatase Spo0E family protein: protein MELDLDCLMNLIETARVNLNNSAKYKSLTDPCILEMSQRLDHLINKYYLITKTCRIPS, encoded by the coding sequence GTGGAATTAGATCTGGACTGCCTGATGAATTTGATTGAAACTGCTCGAGTGAATCTGAATAATTCAGCGAAATATAAGAGCTTAACGGACCCGTGCATCCTTGAAATGAGCCAACGCTTAGATCACTTAATCAATAAATATTATTTGATTACGAAAACCTGCCGAATCCCTTCTTGA
- a CDS encoding VOC family protein, with translation MEFRFDHNNINVYDLNKSLTFYKKALGLGEVKRHEQANGEFILVYLGDGSSRHLLELTWLKERTEPYNLGDNEFHLALRVDDFQAAYEHHKEMGCICYENKEMGIYFINDPDNYWIEILPAEK, from the coding sequence ATGGAATTTCGATTTGACCATAATAACATTAACGTTTATGACCTGAACAAGAGTTTAACCTTTTACAAAAAAGCTTTGGGACTGGGTGAAGTCAAACGGCACGAGCAAGCCAACGGAGAATTTATTCTGGTTTATCTCGGGGATGGTTCTTCTCGGCATCTCTTGGAGCTTACCTGGCTAAAAGAACGGACAGAGCCCTATAACTTAGGCGACAATGAATTCCATTTGGCTTTGCGGGTGGACGATTTTCAAGCTGCCTATGAACACCACAAGGAAATGGGCTGTATTTGCTATGAAAACAAAGAAATGGGGATTTACTTCATTAACGATCCCGACAATTACTGGATAGAAATATTGCCGGCGGAAAAATAA
- a CDS encoding magnesium transporter produces MEDLKLLGEFYFSQLLNKPIRDSKGHRIGRVLDMAIRWDSVSPHVTGIRYSKSVHDLIPTKFFASWDHDGMRLNTIFDPLLTCPLQEDETFIGKWLLDKQIIDLEGSKLVRVNDISLSWVSHEDHHYILLVAVDIGVRGLFRRLGVEFLLSRLDNKFVGSQYIKPIENRTSALQLTREKEQLRQLHPADIADIIENMDYKQRATFLDTLDSQQAIDALSEMELEVQVEVITQMDEERASDILEEMPPDEAADILSELSTEKSEELLSLMESDDAEDVRELMQYDENTAGSLMTTEYIGLPIWITAEQAINELRRLAPEAETIYYLYVVDEQETLEGVLSLRELIIASPDTTLRELMHTKIVKVSPYDDHEKVADIIHKYGLLAVPVVNSQDQVLGIITVDDVLELLMPDRPRVEIYSTLIARRRQAKGGHAE; encoded by the coding sequence ATGGAAGACTTGAAACTATTAGGCGAATTTTATTTCAGCCAATTGCTCAACAAACCTATTCGAGATTCCAAAGGACATCGGATTGGCCGGGTATTAGATATGGCCATTCGATGGGACAGTGTTTCCCCTCATGTTACAGGCATCCGGTATTCCAAAAGTGTTCATGATTTGATCCCAACGAAATTTTTTGCGTCTTGGGATCATGACGGAATGCGTCTCAATACCATTTTTGATCCCCTTCTGACCTGCCCGCTGCAAGAGGATGAAACATTTATCGGCAAATGGCTGTTAGATAAACAAATTATCGATTTAGAAGGTTCAAAATTAGTCCGGGTCAATGATATCTCTTTATCCTGGGTATCTCATGAAGATCATCATTACATCCTTTTAGTCGCCGTGGATATTGGCGTCCGGGGATTGTTCCGCCGTTTAGGTGTAGAATTTTTGTTGTCTCGATTAGACAATAAATTTGTGGGAAGTCAATATATTAAGCCTATAGAAAACCGCACTTCAGCTCTCCAGCTGACACGAGAGAAAGAACAGCTGCGCCAGCTTCATCCAGCCGATATTGCGGATATTATTGAAAACATGGACTATAAGCAACGGGCCACTTTCCTGGATACCCTGGACTCCCAGCAAGCCATCGATGCTTTGTCTGAAATGGAGCTGGAAGTACAGGTTGAAGTGATTACACAAATGGATGAGGAACGGGCTTCTGATATTCTTGAGGAAATGCCGCCGGATGAAGCCGCAGACATCTTAAGTGAATTATCCACGGAAAAATCCGAAGAACTCCTAAGTTTAATGGAATCCGATGATGCTGAAGATGTCCGGGAGCTAATGCAATATGATGAAAACACTGCCGGTTCACTGATGACTACCGAATATATTGGCTTGCCGATTTGGATTACTGCCGAACAAGCCATTAATGAATTAAGACGGTTAGCTCCTGAAGCTGAAACCATCTACTATCTTTACGTGGTAGACGAGCAAGAAACCTTAGAAGGAGTTCTTTCCCTGCGAGAGCTGATCATTGCTTCTCCTGATACAACGTTAAGAGAATTAATGCATACAAAAATCGTCAAAGTCTCTCCTTATGACGATCACGAAAAAGTAGCGGATATTATTCATAAATACGGATTACTGGCTGTCCCAGTGGTAAATTCTCAGGATCAAGTCTTAGGCATCATCACGGTTGATGATGTATTGGAGTTATTAATGCCTGATCGTCCTCGAGTGGAGATTTACTCCACCTTAATTGCCCGCCGCCGCCAAGCGAAAGGAGGGCATGCGGAATGA
- a CDS encoding MBL fold metallo-hydrolase has translation MKYSDARESKETGGLRVLEISYMGRIINPVLIWDKERVILIDTGFPGQLPEIRSAVEAAGVPFSGLSHVVITHQDVDHIGALQEILKAAEHEIQVITHNEEKPFIEGVKRPLKMTKERLAAMFAHLPEEKREEASAKFLEVLKSPVNKTVEDGEVLPWCGGITVTHTPGHTPGHICLYLNQAKTLIAGDALNVLAGQLTGPNPEFTPDMETARKSLEKLIPFEIERVVCYHGGVFEDKVKERLLALVKG, from the coding sequence ATGAAATATTCTGATGCCAGGGAGAGTAAAGAAACCGGCGGATTGAGAGTGCTGGAGATCTCCTATATGGGCAGGATTATAAATCCCGTGCTCATTTGGGATAAGGAAAGGGTTATCTTAATTGACACCGGCTTTCCTGGCCAGCTTCCGGAGATTCGTAGTGCCGTGGAAGCAGCGGGTGTCCCCTTTTCCGGGCTAAGTCACGTGGTGATAACCCATCAGGATGTGGACCATATTGGCGCCTTACAGGAAATCCTCAAGGCAGCGGAGCATGAAATCCAGGTCATCACTCATAACGAAGAGAAGCCGTTTATCGAAGGGGTTAAACGACCGCTGAAGATGACAAAAGAGCGCTTAGCAGCAATGTTTGCCCATCTCCCTGAGGAGAAACGTGAGGAAGCGTCGGCTAAGTTCCTGGAAGTCTTAAAATCCCCGGTGAACAAAACCGTCGAGGATGGGGAGGTTTTGCCCTGGTGTGGGGGAATTACCGTCACTCATACCCCCGGTCATACTCCCGGACACATTTGTTTGTACCTTAACCAAGCCAAAACTCTCATTGCCGGAGATGCTTTAAATGTGTTGGCTGGGCAATTGACCGGACCCAACCCAGAGTTTACGCCGGACATGGAAACGGCCAGGAAGTCCTTAGAGAAGCTCATTCCCTTTGAGATTGAAAGGGTGGTCTGTTACCACGGCGGAGTTTTTGAAGATAAGGTCAAAGAGCGCTTGCTGGCATTAGTGAAAGGCTAG
- a CDS encoding tetratricopeptide repeat protein, with the protein MNKKSQRIYAGILAVVVSVAMVGSAFVGYFLSKDSPPANSGSSSTANIEADYQNQKASINAMVKQAEETPDNVSLLKALADAYYNAGMTSQIIAPAETQDNFKKAVEAYQKVLKTNQDPNIIVDMATSAFYSGNYDLAEQSYKQALDMKPDFLTALFNYGVFLSQAKNDWAGALIQWQKALPLAQTDSEKEQIQALISQAQSKVNANQSTNGVSNPNLKNAD; encoded by the coding sequence TTGAATAAAAAATCACAACGAATATACGCTGGAATTCTTGCCGTTGTTGTTAGTGTTGCCATGGTAGGCTCGGCTTTTGTCGGCTACTTTTTGAGTAAAGATTCGCCGCCGGCTAATTCGGGCAGCTCCAGTACTGCCAATATAGAAGCAGATTATCAAAACCAGAAGGCGAGTATTAATGCCATGGTTAAGCAAGCCGAAGAAACCCCTGATAACGTATCTTTACTTAAGGCCCTTGCCGATGCGTATTATAATGCCGGCATGACATCACAAATCATAGCACCTGCCGAGACTCAGGATAATTTTAAAAAGGCGGTAGAAGCCTATCAAAAGGTATTAAAGACCAATCAAGATCCCAATATTATTGTGGATATGGCGACATCTGCCTTTTACAGCGGGAACTATGATCTTGCCGAACAAAGTTATAAGCAAGCCTTAGACATGAAGCCGGATTTTTTAACTGCCTTATTCAATTATGGGGTTTTCCTTTCTCAGGCAAAGAATGACTGGGCTGGGGCCCTTATTCAATGGCAAAAGGCCTTGCCCTTGGCCCAGACGGATTCGGAAAAAGAACAGATTCAAGCCTTGATTAGCCAGGCTCAGAGTAAAGTCAACGCTAATCAATCAACCAACGGCGTATCAAATCCTAACTTAAAAAACGCTGATTAA
- a CDS encoding CBS domain-containing protein — MNVAFFLIPKKDIVFLKENATMRQALERMEYHSYSAVPLIDDEGKYVGTITEGDLLWKLKNTPGLTFQNTEDIRLSEVEQHVQNLPVTIDAEIEDLISRAVVQNFVPVVDDQKVFIGIVRRREMIEYCSKLLLQRKS; from the coding sequence ATGAATGTAGCCTTTTTTCTGATCCCTAAAAAAGATATCGTCTTTTTAAAAGAAAATGCCACCATGCGCCAAGCCTTAGAGAGGATGGAATATCACAGTTATTCAGCTGTTCCCCTGATTGACGACGAGGGAAAATACGTTGGAACCATTACCGAAGGGGACCTGCTCTGGAAGCTTAAAAATACACCGGGTTTGACATTTCAAAATACGGAAGATATTCGCTTAAGTGAAGTTGAACAACATGTTCAGAATTTGCCCGTAACCATTGATGCCGAGATAGAGGATTTAATATCAAGGGCCGTTGTGCAAAACTTTGTGCCCGTCGTTGATGACCAAAAGGTATTTATCGGGATTGTCCGCCGGCGGGAAATGATTGAATACTGTTCGAAACTTTTGTTGCAGCGGAAGTCTTAA
- the scfA gene encoding six-cysteine ranthipeptide SCIFF, which translates to MAKHIQTIVKANLSATVKTGGCGKCQTSCQSACKTSCTVGNQVCVK; encoded by the coding sequence ATGGCAAAACACATTCAGACAATTGTGAAAGCGAACTTAAGCGCTACAGTGAAAACAGGAGGATGCGGCAAGTGCCAGACCTCTTGTCAATCTGCTTGTAAGACTTCGTGCACCGTTGGAAACCAAGTGTGTGTTAAATAA
- the scfB gene encoding thioether cross-link-forming SCIFF peptide maturase has protein sequence MFNLSSLNHYPLKKNVHSFEQGDTFIAHDVNSGSLHVLDEGTYQVLKSLERLQELKETLSTEGIKKVLEAAGQSLPDEELHEILEDLEELHGEGTLFSAEAESFQPAYPEKPIVKAICLHVAHDCNLRCEYCFAGTGAFGGSRTMMDLETGKKGIDFVLELSGHRDHCEVDFFGGEPLLNFGMIKSLVDYGRKAAAVRGKTIKFTLTTNGVLLNKEIQEFLEQEEISVVLSLDGRPEVHDRMRPYAGGRGSYDKVAPLIKEFVKKRPESSPYALGTYYYVRGTYTHFNLDFDRDVLHMADLGIQQISIEPVVASPGDAYAFQDGDLEKIRAAYDRLGEELLQRRKEGKDFNFFHFNIALDQGPCMLKRLSGCGAGHEYVAISPEGDLYPCHQFVGQEAYKLGSLYNESPYQLKEEVVKDFRSAHIYNKPSCRECWARFACSGGCHAANISSTQKLTEVYALGCELQKKRLEVALYLKIKEFQEQ, from the coding sequence ATGTTTAATTTATCATCGTTGAATCATTATCCCCTTAAAAAGAATGTCCATAGTTTTGAGCAGGGGGATACCTTTATTGCCCATGATGTCAATTCCGGGTCGCTGCACGTTCTTGATGAAGGAACGTATCAGGTCCTGAAATCACTGGAAAGGCTGCAGGAATTGAAAGAAACCCTGAGTACTGAGGGGATTAAAAAGGTTCTTGAAGCTGCAGGCCAATCATTGCCGGATGAAGAACTTCACGAGATTCTGGAGGATCTGGAAGAACTCCATGGGGAAGGCACTCTTTTTTCAGCGGAAGCAGAGAGTTTCCAGCCCGCATATCCGGAAAAGCCCATTGTCAAGGCGATTTGCCTGCATGTAGCTCACGACTGTAACCTGCGCTGCGAATATTGTTTTGCAGGTACGGGGGCTTTTGGCGGCAGCCGAACAATGATGGATTTGGAAACAGGTAAAAAGGGAATTGATTTTGTTCTGGAATTATCAGGGCATAGGGATCATTGTGAGGTGGACTTTTTCGGAGGAGAGCCTTTGCTTAATTTTGGCATGATAAAGTCTTTAGTGGATTACGGCCGCAAAGCAGCGGCAGTCCGGGGGAAAACCATAAAATTTACCCTGACAACCAACGGGGTGCTGCTGAATAAGGAAATTCAAGAATTCCTGGAACAAGAAGAGATTAGTGTGGTTTTGAGCTTAGATGGCCGTCCCGAGGTCCATGACCGGATGAGGCCCTATGCCGGCGGGCGCGGGAGTTATGATAAAGTGGCCCCTCTCATTAAGGAGTTTGTAAAGAAACGTCCGGAAAGTTCTCCTTATGCACTGGGAACTTATTATTATGTCCGGGGAACGTATACCCATTTTAATCTGGATTTTGATCGAGATGTGCTGCATATGGCTGATTTAGGGATACAGCAGATTTCTATAGAACCTGTTGTGGCAAGTCCTGGAGATGCTTATGCTTTCCAAGACGGGGATCTGGAGAAAATCCGTGCAGCCTATGATCGTCTTGGCGAGGAGTTGTTACAACGGCGAAAGGAAGGCAAGGATTTCAACTTCTTTCACTTTAATATTGCCTTAGATCAAGGTCCCTGTATGCTTAAACGTCTCTCCGGGTGCGGGGCCGGTCACGAGTATGTGGCCATTTCTCCTGAAGGAGATCTCTATCCCTGCCACCAGTTTGTCGGTCAGGAAGCCTATAAATTGGGCTCCCTTTATAATGAAAGCCCTTACCAATTAAAGGAGGAGGTTGTTAAGGACTTTCGTTCCGCCCATATCTATAACAAGCCGTCCTGCAGGGAGTGCTGGGCTCGTTTTGCTTGCAGCGGCGGATGTCACGCTGCCAATATCTCCTCGACCCAAAAGCTGACAGAGGTTTATGCGCTAGGATGCGAGCTTCAAAAAAAGCGTTTGGAAGTAGCTCTGTATCTTAAAATTAAGGAGTTCCAGGAGCAATAA
- a CDS encoding MBL fold metallo-hydrolase, which translates to MKIKFLYHSGFCVETRKNLLLFDYYQGEAEGLVKSTPKQVVIFCSHSHPDHFNPVILDWQKDRPDIHYIFSRDIRPGQRVENLHYLVPDETIETAGLKIKAFNSTDIGVAFWVEDEGTRIFHAGDLNWWYWIDTPEEMAKAEREFKEEIEIIKSEDIDIAFFPVDPRLEKNYSAGAEYFIEKVGPKVFIPMHFADSPEITDEFRNAMKGCPSRIIILNQKGQEEILL; encoded by the coding sequence GTGAAAATTAAATTTTTATATCACAGTGGCTTTTGCGTTGAAACCCGAAAGAACTTGCTTTTATTTGATTACTATCAGGGTGAGGCGGAAGGGCTGGTTAAATCCACCCCTAAGCAGGTTGTGATCTTCTGCTCTCACAGCCATCCGGATCATTTTAATCCGGTAATCCTAGATTGGCAGAAAGACAGGCCGGATATACACTATATTTTCAGCCGGGATATCAGGCCCGGGCAAAGGGTTGAAAACCTACACTATCTGGTTCCTGATGAGACCATTGAAACAGCGGGTTTGAAAATCAAGGCCTTCAATTCAACGGACATCGGTGTGGCCTTTTGGGTAGAAGATGAAGGAACCCGTATCTTTCATGCCGGGGATTTAAACTGGTGGTACTGGATTGATACGCCGGAGGAGATGGCCAAGGCCGAAAGAGAATTTAAGGAAGAGATTGAAATCATCAAGTCAGAGGACATTGATATCGCTTTTTTTCCTGTTGACCCCAGACTTGAGAAAAACTACAGTGCAGGAGCGGAGTACTTTATCGAAAAAGTTGGCCCTAAAGTTTTCATTCCCATGCACTTTGCAGATAGCCCGGAAATCACGGATGAATTCCGAAATGCAATGAAGGGATGCCCCAGCAGAATTATCATCTTGAACCAGAAAGGCCAAGAAGAGATACTGCTTTGA